TACCCGAATGTGGCCGGCGTAGCCCCGCAGTCTGAGCTGACGGCCCAACGTTAGAAAGCGTCCGTCGCCGCAGCTTTCAAAAATAATTCGCACACCCGAGGCATCGAGTAGGTCGTCGAGTTGGCTCACATCAATAGCCGAATCAATATCAATAAAATCCAGAGCTTCACTGTTATCGAAACGCCCTTCCTTGTTTATAACAATACTCATGCAACATGCTCCGAGCTCGCAATGATGTTGGAGCGATTATGTAAACCGCACTCCAATTTCTCTTTCCCCCGCCAGCGCCCTGATCGCGGGTCCTCCCCTACTTGCACTGCCGTTGTGCAAGGCTCACAACCAATCGACGGGTATCCTTTTGTCACTAGGGGATGCTCTGGTAATCGGTGCGTGATCTTGTAGGCAGCAATCTCGCTGTCACCAAAGTTCGCCAATGGATTAAACTTTAACTTTCCGCGAGCCTCGTCAACCTCAACCAAAGCAACCGCAGAGCGTGTGGCAGACTGCGCTCTGCGTTGACCGGAGACCCACGCATCGTTCATCCGTAGGTGCCGATCAAGCACTGACACTTTCCTAAGCTGACAACACTGATCAGGCTGGCTTAGGTGAAGACGGCGCGTCGGATCCCTTCGTTTTATGGCGAGCGGGTCGACGGACGCGGTGCGAACGTTTTTTAGCCCGAAAGTACTAATCAAATGATTTCGATAACGAATGGTTTCTTTAAAGTGAAAGCCCGTATCAAGAAATACGACCTGCGCCTCAGGCTGAATCTGGCTGATCATATGCAAAAGCACCGCACTATCAGCGCCAAAGCTCGAGACCACCGCCGGGTTCCTCACGAAACGATTATCAACCACTATCTCTTGGAGCATTTCGCTTACAGACAAATTGCTCCATGCCATTGAGAGTCTTTCTGCGATAGATTTGAGTCGCGTCAGCTCTACTTGACTAGGCGGCTTGATCGACGACATAGAGTGCCTCCTGAAACGGTCGCGTTCCCAGTCTTTTAATCGCCTGAGCAAAGGTTTCTTCGGTACTCAATCGATGCATCAAATAAGCGTCAATCAGTCTATCTAGGGCTGGCATTAATTCATCGACATTAAAGCCACGCCCCATCTTCTCTCCAATCGAAGCATCATTTCCCGCACTCCCACCAAGCGTGATCTGATAGTTCTCAACGCCCGCCTTATCGAGCCCAAGAATGCCTATATGGCCGACATGATGGTGTCCACACGCATTGATGCAACCGGAAATCTTAATCTGCATAGGGCCGATCTCTTGTTCTCGGCTTTCGTACCGGACGGCAATATCCTGCGCTATCGGGATAGACCGAGCCGTAGCCAACGCACAATAGTCCATGCCGGGACACGCAATGATGTCGGAGACAAGACCAATGTTTGCGGTGGCGAGTCCTATTGACTTAAGGGCCTGATAGACCGCCGGCAAGTCGGCCTGCGCGACATGAGGTAAGACGATATTTTGCTCGTGACTAATTCTCAGCTCGTCATGTGCCAAGCGCTCTGCGACATCGGCGATTGCACGCATCTGCGCTGAGGTGGCATCGCCCGGGGTGTCACCGTGCCCTTTCAAACTAATGGTAACGCTCGCGTAACTAGGGTGTTTATGGGCAAAAACGTTTCGTTCAACCCACTCCCTAAAACAGCTGTCACCATCGAGCGCGTCGAAATACCGGTCTTTCGACTTCTCAACATATTCCGGGGGCATAAAGCCCTTTTGAATGTCGCCTAGCACAGCGAGATCTTGACCACTAAACTCCGCCCGAAGCCGCTGGAATGCCTCGTCAACCTTGGCACGAAAAGCGTCAATCCCCATCGCACCAACCGTAATCTTTATCCGCGCTTTGTACTTGTTATCTCGGCGCCCAGCGAGGTTGTAAATAGACAGAACTGCTTCTAAGTAAGGCAAAAGGTCCTCGGCTGGCAGCCGGTCAGTGAGCTCCTGACCAATAACCGGTGTCCGACCTAGTCCACCGCCAACAAACACCTTAAACGCAATACGCCCCTCGTGTTCGACAAGCTGCAAACCGATATCGTGAGCGCGAACGACAGCACGATCCTCGAGAGCACCTGTAATGGCAATTTTAAATTTACGCGGTAAAAACTGAAACTCAGGATGGTCTGTAGACCACTGCCGAATGAGCTCTGCATAAGGCCGAGGATCAGCAATCTCGTCAATCGCCGCCCCTGCAAACTGATCTGTCGTGACGTTGCGAATTGTATTTCCGCTGGTCTGAATCGCATGCATATCGACATCCGCGAGCGCGTCGAGAATGTCGGGCGTATCGATCAAACGTGGCCAATTGAATTGGATATTTTGACGGGTCGTAAAGTGGCCGTAACCCTTATCCCATTTATCTGCGATGTAGGCCAGTTGGCGCATCTGCTGACTTGAAAGCGTCCCGTAAGGGATGGCAACTCGCAACATATAGGCATGAAGCTGCAGATAAACACCGTTCATGAGCCTTAGAGGTTTAAACTCATCCTCAGTTAATGCCCCGTCCAGTCGGCGTCTTACCTGATCTCGGTACTGCCCTACCCGGTCGCGCACGAACGCACGATCAAACTCCTGATAGGTATACATCAGGCCGCAACCTCTGCACCTTTGACCGTTTGCTTTCCATGGAAATAGTTGCTCGGCCCTCTTTGTCTAAACCCCTCCCTGTAATGTCGCGGCGAAATCGACGCACCCACCAATACTTCAGCTAAGTACGCGCCGACAACATCGGCTTCTTTCGCCATCGCATCAAGCTCAATCGTGGCATCTTCCACCACCTCAAATACTTTCGCTGCGCTCAGTTCGACCGACCAGCGGTGTGATGCATCGAGGTAAACAACCTCTCCTGACAACAAATCGTTTGCTGTAATGACCACAGGGGCCTTAATACGAGACATGTGAAAGCTCCTTTAGTGAGGTTGCATTGGCAGCGTGAGATACCTGCTCCTTGCCAATACCTACAAAAATAATAAGAGGACCGTTCCAGTTGTCGTCATCTAGACGCTGGGCGAACTGGGTAAGTGTCGATGTAAATCTGCGCTCCTCAGGGCGAGAGATATTTTCCACACAGGTAATGACGAGATCGTTGTCCGCGCCCGCCATAAGTAGTCGGGCTTGTAAGAAGCTGGCAGACTTTCGACCCATGTAAATCGCGAGGGCCTGCCCGGAGCGAACTAACTGTCGCCAATCATGCTCCGCATAGCCTTTAGCGTCATGCGCAGTCATCAGAGTAATACTTGAGTTACGGTCTCGTCGGGTGAGCGACTGCTTGAGGCTTGCGGCACCCGCCGCCGCGGAGGTGATGCCCGGAACAACGCTACAGGCGATACCTGCATCTGCGAGCGCCGACAGCTCCTCGTCTAAACGTCCGAAAACCGAAGGATCGCCACCTTTTAAGCGGACGACTTTGGAACCGGCCTGAGACTCACGAACCAAATGCTCATTAATGACCGCTTGCGTCACCTGTTCGCCAAAGCCCTTTTTACCCACATCGATGAACTTCGCTTCCCGTCTCGCCAGCTCAAGAACTCCGCGACTGACCAACCGGTCGTGGATAACGACCTCAGCTTCGTGAAGTAATCGTCGCGCCTTGAGCGTCAGCAGATCAGGGTCACCCGGCCCCGCGCCGACAAAGGCCACGGATCCCATCTCGTGCTCCGCACCCATGTGTCGGGCTAAGAGCGTTTCCAAGTCCAGCCTTAGGGTCTTATCACTTGTACCGCTACTAAGACGTGTGGGGGAAAAGAAGTCCTTCCAAAAATTACGACGTGCCAACCCTTCCGGCAGCGCGCGGACCTTCGCGCGAAAAGAATTAGCAAGCCTCGCTAAACGCCCTAGGTCAGCTGGAAGCATGGCTTCCACATCGGCCTTTATCTGCCGAGCCAGGACAGGAGCAGAGCCCTCAGTGCCGATTGCTACAACGACAGGATCACGATCAACTATTGCCGGTGTAATAAAGTCACATGCGTCGGTACGATCCAAAACATTCACAATGGCCCCCGCGTCTCGTGCCAATAACGCAAGCTCATCATTAACCGCGTCACTCTCATGGGCCGCGTAAAACAGCGTCACAAACTCAAAGTCACTCGCAATTGGCAGACCACAACGCAACGCGATACGACCCTGCTCGGCCCACGCGAGCGCCTCATCACTGGGACTGTCTGTGTAAACGGTTACGCTTGCGGCCGTCTTCAACACGCCGCGGCATTTAGCGTCAGCCATCTGCCCGTCGCCAACAACAACGACCTTACGATCTTTTGTTGCCACGAAAATCGGTAAGAAATCC
The Candidatus Paraluminiphilus aquimaris genome window above contains:
- the cysG gene encoding siroheme synthase CysG; its protein translation is MDFLPIFVATKDRKVVVVGDGQMADAKCRGVLKTAASVTVYTDSPSDEALAWAEQGRIALRCGLPIASDFEFVTLFYAAHESDAVNDELALLARDAGAIVNVLDRTDACDFITPAIVDRDPVVVAIGTEGSAPVLARQIKADVEAMLPADLGRLARLANSFRAKVRALPEGLARRNFWKDFFSPTRLSSGTSDKTLRLDLETLLARHMGAEHEMGSVAFVGAGPGDPDLLTLKARRLLHEAEVVIHDRLVSRGVLELARREAKFIDVGKKGFGEQVTQAVINEHLVRESQAGSKVVRLKGGDPSVFGRLDEELSALADAGIACSVVPGITSAAAGAASLKQSLTRRDRNSSITLMTAHDAKGYAEHDWRQLVRSGQALAIYMGRKSASFLQARLLMAGADNDLVITCVENISRPEERRFTSTLTQFAQRLDDDNWNGPLIIFVGIGKEQVSHAANATSLKELSHVSY
- a CDS encoding nitrite/sulfite reductase, whose protein sequence is MYTYQEFDRAFVRDRVGQYRDQVRRRLDGALTEDEFKPLRLMNGVYLQLHAYMLRVAIPYGTLSSQQMRQLAYIADKWDKGYGHFTTRQNIQFNWPRLIDTPDILDALADVDMHAIQTSGNTIRNVTTDQFAGAAIDEIADPRPYAELIRQWSTDHPEFQFLPRKFKIAITGALEDRAVVRAHDIGLQLVEHEGRIAFKVFVGGGLGRTPVIGQELTDRLPAEDLLPYLEAVLSIYNLAGRRDNKYKARIKITVGAMGIDAFRAKVDEAFQRLRAEFSGQDLAVLGDIQKGFMPPEYVEKSKDRYFDALDGDSCFREWVERNVFAHKHPSYASVTISLKGHGDTPGDATSAQMRAIADVAERLAHDELRISHEQNIVLPHVAQADLPAVYQALKSIGLATANIGLVSDIIACPGMDYCALATARSIPIAQDIAVRYESREQEIGPMQIKISGCINACGHHHVGHIGILGLDKAGVENYQITLGGSAGNDASIGEKMGRGFNVDELMPALDRLIDAYLMHRLSTEETFAQAIKRLGTRPFQEALYVVDQAA
- a CDS encoding DUF2849 domain-containing protein; this encodes MSRIKAPVVITANDLLSGEVVYLDASHRWSVELSAAKVFEVVEDATIELDAMAKEADVVGAYLAEVLVGASISPRHYREGFRQRGPSNYFHGKQTVKGAEVAA
- a CDS encoding phosphoadenylyl-sulfate reductase; its protein translation is MSSIKPPSQVELTRLKSIAERLSMAWSNLSVSEMLQEIVVDNRFVRNPAVVSSFGADSAVLLHMISQIQPEAQVVFLDTGFHFKETIRYRNHLISTFGLKNVRTASVDPLAIKRRDPTRRLHLSQPDQCCQLRKVSVLDRHLRMNDAWVSGQRRAQSATRSAVALVEVDEARGKLKFNPLANFGDSEIAAYKITHRLPEHPLVTKGYPSIGCEPCTTAVQVGEDPRSGRWRGKEKLECGLHNRSNIIASSEHVA
- a CDS encoding DUF934 domain-containing protein, with translation MSIVINKEGRFDNSEALDFIDIDSAIDVSQLDDLLDASGVRIIFESCGDGRFLTLGRQLRLRGYAGHIRVVGSLLPDQFPMALKLGIDSAEITEAHGARCTEDQWIAQAARTQGNYQSRLAG